The Campylobacter concisus genome has a window encoding:
- a CDS encoding tRNA dihydrouridine synthase, with the protein MIDFSKKPLFLAPLAGFSDLPLRSVVKKFGCDVTVSEMISANALVYESSDKTLEMLKKSPNEEPYVVQIAGSDIENLKKAVQIVNKFDGIYGLDLNCGCPVPKVVRQGAGSALLNDLDKLQSIISAIKSVSNKESLSVKFRLGFNDKNEEKIAKACEEAGADYIAVHGRTRAGGYTAKVDYEAIARVKASVKIPVVANGDINAQNADEILNLTKCDALMIGRASIGNPWIFHEIKTKTSVDKALKQKIILAHFDAMIEHYGEHGLCIFRKHLHQYSKGIDGATTFRNDVNFIKDVAAMRERIKEFFA; encoded by the coding sequence ATGATAGACTTTAGTAAAAAGCCACTTTTCTTAGCGCCACTTGCTGGCTTTTCCGACCTGCCGTTACGAAGTGTCGTCAAGAAATTTGGCTGCGACGTTACTGTTAGCGAGATGATCAGCGCAAATGCCTTGGTCTATGAGAGCAGTGACAAAACCCTTGAAATGCTTAAAAAATCCCCAAATGAAGAGCCCTACGTCGTCCAGATAGCTGGTAGCGATATAGAAAATCTAAAAAAAGCCGTGCAGATAGTCAATAAATTTGATGGAATTTATGGGCTCGATCTAAACTGCGGCTGCCCTGTGCCAAAGGTCGTTAGACAAGGCGCAGGATCGGCTTTGTTAAACGATCTTGACAAACTTCAAAGCATCATCTCAGCCATAAAAAGCGTCTCAAACAAAGAGAGCCTAAGCGTTAAATTTAGACTTGGCTTTAACGACAAAAATGAAGAGAAAATCGCAAAGGCCTGCGAAGAAGCTGGCGCAGACTACATCGCAGTGCATGGTCGCACCAGAGCTGGCGGATACACTGCAAAGGTTGATTACGAAGCGATCGCTAGAGTAAAGGCGAGCGTGAAAATCCCAGTCGTTGCAAATGGCGACATAAACGCGCAAAATGCAGATGAAATTTTAAATCTCACAAAATGCGACGCCCTAATGATCGGCAGAGCAAGCATCGGCAACCCTTGGATATTTCACGAGATAAAGACCAAAACTAGCGTGGATAAGGCGCTAAAGCAAAAGATCATACTAGCTCACTTTGATGCGATGATCGAGCACTACGGCGAGCACGGACTTTGCATATTTAGAAAGCACCTCCACCAATACAGCAAGGGCATAGACGGCGCAACAACCTTTAGAAACGATGTAAATTTCATCAAAGACGTGGCAGCGATGAGAGAGCGCATAAAGGAGTTTTTTGCCTAG
- the bamA gene encoding outer membrane protein assembly factor BamA codes for MKKKLFLLALALSGLNAQTIQSINFKGLIHLSPDVATQIMGLKVGQELTPKLSDKAITNLYKQNYFDDIYIEDTGNGNLLVKVKEKPSVARVDLKGVVTNDKTAIESLINIKPGNMYDELTIEKTKERIRQYYESKGYFDTVVDVEKQPVADNDSSLFITLNINRGENMIIKKVNLVGAKEFDYDDIEPVVANKSREFMGWLWGRNDGKVKLFELENDPARIQDKYFQKGYLDATVSSPYLNASFDNYTADLTYYIHEGEPYKVSNVSITAPEELGLDTKKIIDDFRLEAGDTMNSARLRQDMKKLDDMVADKGYAFVKVYPKTDKFDENKTVDIDYEVDPGEKVYIRNVQISGNDRTVDRVVRRELYLTEGNLYSRTDLQDSKDALKRTSYFDDVEIEEDPVDKNTVDLKVKVKEASTGSISGGIGYGSSDGLLLNAALSDTNIFGSGLQGQVSVDKSDRELSGQISLTNPRIFDSEYSLGGTLYANDYDWRTYKERSYGFSTTLGRKLTRNLSASLTYNIEQSKVTLKDDELRDINRYTGKEIYREGKAIKSAITPALTYNSTDDYYLPRRGIIASTSFEIAGLGGDMDFVKNRTNFNYYLGLREYIDYDLILRYKASFGKIWERGYTPINERLYLGGIRSLRGYESRTVSPKVKYKGDYYEYGGETSFNNSVEMSFPIIERVKMRGVVFYDYGMIGENSLNEIKRSSVGTGIEWITPIGPLQLIFAKALKPKEGDDTNTFEFTIGRRF; via the coding sequence ATGAAAAAGAAATTATTTTTACTAGCACTAGCTTTAAGCGGTCTAAATGCACAAACGATTCAGTCAATAAATTTCAAAGGTCTAATCCACCTTTCACCTGATGTAGCCACGCAGATAATGGGGCTAAAAGTCGGTCAAGAGCTAACACCAAAGCTTAGCGATAAGGCTATCACAAATTTATACAAGCAAAATTATTTTGATGATATCTACATAGAAGATACAGGTAATGGCAATCTTTTAGTAAAAGTAAAAGAGAAGCCAAGCGTAGCTAGAGTCGATCTAAAGGGTGTTGTGACAAACGACAAAACTGCGATCGAGTCGCTAATCAACATAAAACCTGGCAATATGTATGATGAGCTAACTATCGAAAAAACAAAAGAGAGAATTCGCCAGTACTACGAGTCAAAGGGCTATTTTGATACAGTTGTTGATGTAGAAAAACAGCCAGTTGCAGACAACGACAGCTCACTTTTCATCACTCTAAACATAAACCGCGGCGAAAATATGATAATCAAAAAGGTAAATTTAGTCGGCGCAAAAGAGTTTGACTATGATGATATCGAGCCAGTTGTTGCAAACAAAAGTAGAGAATTTATGGGCTGGCTTTGGGGTAGAAACGACGGAAAAGTTAAACTTTTCGAGCTTGAAAATGACCCAGCAAGAATTCAAGATAAATATTTTCAAAAAGGTTATCTAGATGCGACAGTTTCGTCGCCTTATCTAAATGCGTCATTTGATAACTACACAGCTGATCTTACATACTACATCCACGAGGGCGAGCCTTATAAGGTTTCAAACGTAAGCATCACAGCACCTGAAGAGCTAGGACTTGATACTAAAAAGATCATAGATGACTTTAGACTTGAAGCTGGCGATACGATGAACTCAGCAAGACTTCGCCAAGATATGAAAAAGCTTGACGATATGGTCGCTGACAAGGGTTATGCATTTGTCAAAGTCTATCCAAAGACTGACAAATTTGATGAAAATAAAACAGTTGATATCGACTACGAAGTTGATCCTGGCGAAAAAGTATATATAAGAAATGTTCAAATTTCAGGAAACGATAGAACAGTTGATCGCGTCGTAAGACGTGAGCTATATCTAACTGAGGGAAATTTATATAGTAGAACAGACCTTCAAGACTCAAAAGATGCATTAAAAAGAACAAGCTACTTTGACGATGTCGAGATAGAAGAAGATCCTGTTGATAAAAACACAGTCGATCTAAAAGTAAAGGTAAAAGAGGCCTCAACTGGCTCAATAAGTGGCGGTATCGGATACGGAAGTAGCGATGGCTTGCTACTAAACGCTGCACTTTCTGACACAAACATCTTTGGCTCTGGTCTTCAAGGACAAGTAAGTGTAGATAAGAGCGATAGAGAGCTTTCAGGTCAGATAAGTCTTACAAATCCAAGAATTTTTGACTCAGAGTATAGCCTTGGCGGAACACTCTATGCAAACGACTATGACTGGAGAACTTATAAAGAGAGAAGCTATGGCTTTAGCACAACGCTTGGTAGAAAATTAACCAGAAATTTAAGCGCATCACTTACTTATAATATCGAGCAAAGTAAAGTTACTCTAAAAGATGATGAGCTAAGAGATATAAATAGATACACAGGCAAAGAAATTTATAGAGAAGGCAAGGCTATAAAAAGCGCTATAACTCCGGCTTTAACATATAATAGCACCGATGATTACTACTTGCCAAGACGCGGTATCATAGCTAGTACATCATTTGAGATAGCAGGACTTGGTGGTGATATGGATTTTGTTAAAAACCGCACAAATTTCAACTACTATCTAGGTCTTAGAGAGTACATCGACTACGATCTTATCTTAAGATATAAAGCAAGCTTTGGCAAAATTTGGGAGAGAGGCTATACTCCTATCAACGAAAGACTTTACCTTGGTGGTATAAGAAGCTTACGTGGTTACGAGAGCAGAACTGTATCTCCAAAAGTAAAATACAAAGGCGACTACTATGAATACGGCGGCGAAACATCATTTAACAACTCAGTTGAGATGAGCTTCCCTATAATAGAGCGTGTCAAAATGCGTGGCGTTGTATTTTATGACTATGGTATGATCGGCGAAAATAGCCTAAATGAGATAAAAAGATCATCAGTTGGTACAGGTATCGAGTGGATAACACCTATCGGACCACTTCAACTAATCTTCGCAAAAGCTCTTAAACCTAAAGAGGGCGATGATACAAATACGTTTGAATTTACTATCGGAAGACGCTTCTAA
- the dksA gene encoding RNA polymerase-binding protein DksA, with protein sequence MTQNELNFFKKLLEDRKLQIKKNIYDSSVEVSGLRDSGVSDEFDIASVNTDQLIEQSISTQQRAELHEIDEALEKIANKTYGICDMCEEEIGIPRLKVKPHAKYCIACREIIEKTAKN encoded by the coding sequence ATGACTCAAAACGAGCTAAATTTTTTCAAAAAACTACTTGAAGATAGAAAGCTACAAATCAAAAAAAATATTTATGACTCATCAGTTGAAGTAAGCGGTCTAAGAGATAGTGGAGTAAGCGATGAATTTGACATCGCTTCAGTAAATACCGACCAGCTTATAGAGCAGTCTATATCAACCCAGCAAAGAGCCGAGCTTCACGAGATCGACGAGGCGCTTGAGAAGATAGCAAACAAGACTTATGGAATTTGTGACATGTGCGAAGAGGAGATCGGCATCCCTCGCCTAAAAGTAAAACCGCATGCAAAATACTGTATAGCTTGTCGTGAGATAATAGAAAAAACAGCAAAAAACTAA
- a CDS encoding Cj0814 family flagellar-dependent secreted protein: MNDISILGTNVNSYTKQQHKQDRSANFSDILKQNAKEKISEPSQEPAKFTYTTSSQNSLVSLNFNDLQAYGYTVDKAGFMGADFNKAAGLPQDFKIHKSTLDEIVRYNNKTYLFTQDRSKAAFEKIDVADTTKHYYKLFKSIVGDEKDRYGEADLANLPKGFSLDTNQKTFGKNANFLKDVSLISVTNIYKTFDQVNDAKSVRDELRGFGVSHEVYELNFSKEHLDARASDEYTFNPDMSVYQADDTYSNAGVFVGFLKSFSPIASDSGETKLSAEASSYSKLMNEQSLADDIVPLSRLLKNEKMIKFILEELLKRNLLTSKDGKSAGEIVDSVLAHATKLQNETKI, encoded by the coding sequence ATGAATGATATTAGTATCTTAGGCACAAATGTAAATTCATACACCAAGCAACAACACAAGCAAGATAGATCTGCAAATTTTAGTGATATTTTGAAGCAAAATGCCAAAGAAAAGATTAGCGAGCCAAGCCAAGAGCCAGCTAAATTTACTTATACTACTTCTTCACAAAACAGCCTCGTCTCTTTAAATTTTAATGATCTTCAAGCTTATGGCTACACAGTGGATAAAGCTGGCTTTATGGGAGCTGATTTTAACAAAGCAGCAGGCTTGCCGCAGGACTTTAAAATCCACAAAAGCACGCTTGATGAGATAGTTAGATACAACAACAAAACATATCTCTTCACACAAGATAGAAGCAAGGCTGCCTTTGAAAAGATAGACGTAGCTGATACTACAAAGCACTACTATAAACTTTTTAAAAGCATTGTAGGGGATGAGAAAGATAGATATGGCGAAGCTGATCTAGCAAATTTACCAAAAGGCTTTAGCTTGGATACCAACCAAAAAACCTTTGGTAAAAATGCAAATTTCTTAAAAGATGTGAGCCTAATATCCGTTACAAATATATATAAAACATTTGATCAAGTTAATGATGCAAAGAGCGTTAGAGATGAGCTTAGAGGCTTTGGAGTAAGCCACGAGGTCTATGAGCTAAATTTTAGCAAAGAGCATCTTGATGCAAGAGCCAGTGACGAATATACATTTAACCCTGACATGTCTGTATATCAAGCAGATGATACTTATAGCAATGCTGGTGTGTTTGTGGGATTTTTAAAGAGTTTTAGCCCTATCGCTAGTGATAGTGGTGAGACGAAGCTTAGTGCGGAAGCAAGCTCTTACTCAAAGCTAATGAATGAGCAAAGCTTGGCTGATGATATAGTGCCTCTCTCAAGGCTTTTGAAAAATGAGAAGATGATTAAATTCATATTAGAAGAGCTACTAAAAAGAAATTTGCTCACTTCAAAAGATGGCAAAAGTGCTGGCGAGATAGTAGATAGTGTGCTAGCTCATGCCACAAAGCTTCAAAATGAGACAAAAATCTAA
- a CDS encoding Cj0814 family flagellar-dependent secreted protein yields the protein MKVSYNSILTKQHYQKHTKSEGFANFLPNTPNINSISQVTIPKNDFVSSSSIDSLYQAKFTSQEGYGYSVDAKGFMGADFNKAAGLPQDFKIHKSTLDAIVLHNQKHPNSINFSMETKKDNQLFGEDSFANIDLADTIKQYYKIFDQISAGVISKGKEFYSNEDLAKMPKGYFSKDKKMDHFEYLMGRMTSDELDGLTDRSNEKVTHIFRTAQDAEDAHKLWDDLSDINVEVNGNFLDFSPEVMTTEHTIPYMWVSSAGYDFKPDMSVYDNEQGYTKEQIFVAFLKNEQGLVLQGGTTRITDEARNVYRDTLILTKQDRSEIGIPKAYYDEILSGKKDLKDILARILKLRNLELKKDHTLEGLASKIMDVLKEFDERTKVSLKPIK from the coding sequence ATGAAAGTCTCTTATAACTCCATCTTAACAAAACAGCACTACCAAAAACATACAAAAAGCGAAGGCTTTGCAAATTTCTTGCCTAACACTCCAAATATAAATTCGATCAGCCAAGTCACTATTCCTAAGAATGATTTTGTTTCATCTAGCAGTATCGACTCTCTTTATCAGGCTAAATTTACTTCACAAGAGGGTTATGGATATAGTGTAGATGCTAAAGGATTTATGGGAGCTGACTTTAACAAAGCTGCAGGCTTGCCACAGGACTTTAAAATCCACAAAAGCACGCTTGATGCGATAGTGCTACACAATCAAAAACACCCAAATAGTATAAATTTTTCAATGGAAACAAAAAAAGATAACCAACTCTTTGGAGAGGATAGCTTTGCAAATATCGATCTAGCAGACACAATAAAGCAATACTATAAAATTTTTGATCAAATTTCAGCTGGAGTTATTAGTAAGGGTAAAGAATTTTACTCAAATGAAGATCTGGCAAAGATGCCAAAGGGCTACTTTTCAAAAGATAAAAAAATGGATCATTTTGAATATCTAATGGGTAGGATGACTAGCGATGAGCTAGATGGACTAACTGATAGGAGCAATGAGAAGGTAACTCATATCTTTAGGACAGCCCAAGACGCAGAAGATGCACATAAGTTATGGGATGATCTAAGCGATATAAATGTAGAAGTCAATGGAAATTTCCTTGACTTCTCTCCAGAAGTGATGACAACTGAGCATACTATCCCTTATATGTGGGTTAGTAGTGCTGGATATGACTTCAAGCCTGATATGTCTGTATATGACAATGAACAAGGCTATACTAAGGAGCAAATCTTTGTTGCATTTTTAAAAAACGAGCAAGGTCTTGTGTTACAAGGTGGCACAACAAGGATAACTGACGAGGCTCGCAATGTATATAGAGACACGCTTATACTTACAAAGCAAGATAGGAGTGAGATAGGCATACCAAAGGCTTATTATGATGAGATACTATCTGGTAAGAAAGATCTAAAAGATATACTAGCTAGGATTTTAAAGCTTAGAAATTTAGAGCTTAAAAAGGATCACACGCTTGAGGGGCTAGCAAGTAAGATAATGGATGTTTTAAAAGAATTTGATGAGAGGACAAAGGTAAGCCTAAAGCCCATCAAGTAA
- a CDS encoding uroporphyrinogen III synthase HEM4 has translation MKTRKFLVYCIIYTAVVAGLTYSLNSSDFTFELLGQAITLPVAVWVALPVALLALLALLHIAYHGYAFYRYKKWIKKDSHLYKDLAKETLLGFESNKDFKTDTYKIASQLTRSISPVGELKDVGVDDGEINNILQTIKSIKNKEIVDLKKFRLAKDSKLNILNELNKIEQLPTYYLDVLKNQEQNESLKKAAFNKLIKTASFSEIKKIDPELASEDIMTIITRFVNDEIDLSSDEIFGLLNNAKVTKAQYDKAAIMLKNKLKPDAFIGIFEKLKSIHADADEAYVYALFELQMLDKVREAIEGSDPDEFKEIKVLLFLRDNGKMVPSSLFFK, from the coding sequence ATGAAAACCAGAAAATTTCTCGTCTACTGCATCATCTACACAGCAGTTGTTGCAGGACTTACCTATTCTCTTAATAGTTCAGACTTCACCTTTGAGCTCTTAGGTCAAGCCATAACCTTGCCAGTAGCTGTCTGGGTGGCACTTCCAGTAGCTCTTTTGGCGCTTCTTGCCCTACTTCACATCGCATATCACGGATACGCCTTTTATAGATATAAAAAATGGATAAAAAAAGATAGCCATCTCTACAAAGACCTTGCAAAAGAGACGCTTCTTGGCTTTGAGAGCAACAAAGACTTTAAAACTGATACTTACAAGATCGCCTCACAGCTCACTCGCTCTATCTCACCGGTAGGCGAGCTTAAAGATGTTGGCGTTGATGACGGCGAGATAAACAACATCTTACAAACCATAAAAAGCATAAAAAACAAAGAGATCGTCGATCTAAAGAAATTTAGGCTAGCAAAAGATAGCAAGCTAAACATCCTAAACGAGCTAAACAAGATCGAGCAGCTGCCTACTTACTATCTTGACGTGCTTAAAAACCAAGAACAAAACGAGAGCCTTAAAAAGGCAGCCTTTAACAAGCTCATAAAAACAGCTTCATTTAGTGAGATCAAAAAAATCGATCCAGAGCTAGCAAGCGAAGATATAATGACCATTATCACGCGTTTCGTAAATGATGAGATCGACCTAAGTAGCGATGAAATTTTTGGTCTTCTAAACAACGCAAAAGTGACAAAAGCACAATACGACAAAGCAGCCATAATGCTTAAAAACAAGCTAAAACCAGATGCGTTTATCGGCATTTTTGAGAAGCTAAAAAGCATCCATGCTGACGCTGATGAGGCCTACGTATATGCGCTATTTGAGCTTCAGATGCTTGATAAAGTAAGAGAGGCTATCGAGGGTAGCGACCCTGATGAGTTTAAAGAGATAAAGGTTTTACTATTTTTACGAGATAACGGCAAAATGGTGCCTAGCTCGCTATTTTTTAAATGA
- the recO gene encoding recombination protein RecO — protein sequence MQGYILRVQKVRDEDLLVFVLTPNLLVKSYRFFGARHSNIMTGYKIDFELEQEAKFLPKLRSILHLGFKWLLERDKLIIWQQFMRLLYDHLKEVEQLDEIYFNELDRCAKQMQLQNPKRLIIESYVKILEYEGRLHSELECFICDEEIESELCLTRGFLPSHKHCLDRSEFDASKIKNLFDTKSTIELNDDEINRLYKILLDGL from the coding sequence ATGCAAGGCTACATCCTGCGCGTGCAAAAGGTCAGAGACGAGGACCTTTTAGTCTTTGTGCTAACGCCAAATTTGCTCGTAAAATCGTATAGATTTTTTGGCGCTCGCCACTCAAACATCATGACTGGCTACAAGATCGACTTTGAGCTCGAGCAAGAGGCGAAATTTCTACCAAAGCTTAGAAGCATACTCCACCTTGGCTTTAAATGGCTGCTAGAGCGCGACAAACTCATCATTTGGCAGCAGTTCATGCGCCTACTTTATGATCATTTAAAAGAGGTCGAGCAGCTCGATGAAATTTACTTTAACGAGCTTGATCGCTGTGCCAAACAGATGCAGCTGCAAAATCCAAAGCGCCTTATCATCGAAAGTTACGTCAAAATTTTAGAGTATGAAGGCAGGCTTCACAGCGAGCTTGAGTGCTTTATCTGCGACGAGGAGATAGAGAGTGAGCTTTGTTTAACTCGTGGCTTTTTGCCCTCTCACAAGCACTGCCTTGACAGGAGCGAATTTGACGCTAGCAAGATCAAAAATTTGTTTGATACAAAAAGCACGATCGAGCTAAATGACGATGAGATAAACCGCCTTTATAAAATTTTACTTGATGGGCTTTAG
- a CDS encoding 23S rRNA (pseudouridine(1915)-N(3))-methyltransferase RlmH produces the protein MEISVFSIQKSSRDNFENEIQEYIKMSAKFAKINDKIIFNEKIAKAQSSGRSDALRAYDEIYEPNLKGFCVMLDENGSQLDSQEFAQILNSNSQINFFIGGAYGLSQNLKNKAQKVVSLSKMTMAHKVAKLVLFEQIFRGLCINANHPYHK, from the coding sequence TTGGAAATTTCGGTTTTTAGCATTCAAAAATCATCGCGTGACAACTTTGAAAACGAGATACAAGAATATATAAAAATGAGTGCAAAATTTGCCAAGATAAACGACAAAATAATATTTAATGAAAAGATAGCAAAGGCTCAAAGCAGTGGCAGAAGCGATGCACTAAGAGCTTATGATGAAATTTACGAGCCAAATTTAAAAGGCTTTTGCGTGATGCTTGATGAAAATGGCTCACAGCTTGACAGCCAAGAATTTGCTCAAATTTTAAACTCAAATTCACAGATCAATTTTTTCATAGGTGGAGCTTATGGGCTTAGCCAAAATTTAAAAAACAAGGCACAAAAAGTCGTAAGCTTAAGCAAGATGACTATGGCGCACAAAGTCGCCAAGCTCGTACTTTTTGAGCAAATTTTTAGAGGGCTTTGTATCAATGCAAACCACCCATATCACAAATAA
- a CDS encoding prephenate dehydrogenase, protein MKIGIIGLGLMGGSLGLALKDEKLISCVSGYDKDENHSKKALELGLVHEILSIDEMKKKCDIIFLAVPVEAIASIVQNLTDISEDTTIIDFGSTKQKIIEAVPEKIRKNFIPAHPMAGTEYSGPEAAFKSLYTGATVIVCDFAESAEKHVKRSVELFSCLGMKIIFMSAKEHDHHVGLISHLPHAIAFSLASGILKEEDKRHIVALGGPTFKGMIRVAKSSPFMWSDIFKQNKNNVVAAINMFEKELNLCKDLIKDERWDELFDWMSEARAVREIL, encoded by the coding sequence ATGAAAATAGGTATCATCGGACTTGGTCTTATGGGTGGCTCGCTTGGTCTTGCATTAAAAGATGAGAAATTGATCTCGTGTGTCAGCGGATATGATAAAGATGAAAATCACAGCAAAAAAGCGCTAGAACTTGGCTTGGTGCATGAAATTTTAAGCATCGATGAGATGAAAAAGAAGTGTGACATCATCTTTTTGGCTGTGCCAGTAGAAGCCATCGCAAGCATCGTGCAAAATTTAACTGACATTAGCGAAGATACGACGATTATTGATTTTGGCTCGACAAAGCAAAAGATAATAGAAGCCGTGCCAGAAAAAATTCGTAAAAATTTCATCCCAGCTCACCCGATGGCAGGTACCGAGTACTCTGGTCCAGAAGCTGCTTTTAAGTCACTTTATACAGGGGCAACTGTCATAGTTTGCGACTTTGCTGAGAGTGCAGAAAAACATGTGAAAAGAAGCGTTGAGCTATTTTCTTGCCTTGGCATGAAGATCATTTTCATGAGTGCAAAAGAGCATGATCATCACGTGGGTCTTATCTCGCATCTGCCTCACGCTATTGCATTTTCGCTTGCTAGCGGGATCTTAAAAGAAGAGGATAAAAGGCACATCGTTGCACTTGGAGGGCCGACATTTAAGGGCATGATACGCGTTGCAAAGAGTTCGCCATTTATGTGGAGCGATATCTTTAAGCAAAATAAAAACAACGTCGTTGCTGCGATAAATATGTTTGAAAAAGAGCTAAATTTGTGCAAAGATCTCATAAAAGATGAGCGCTGGGACGAGCTTTTTGACTGGATGAGCGAAGCTAGAGCTGTAAGAGAAATTTTGTAA
- the accD gene encoding acetyl-CoA carboxylase, carboxyltransferase subunit beta: MNFSDIFSKIRKAQPRPEEAPTHWVKCDNCHSLMYYKEVEACFNVCPKCGYHMRLKADDRINLICDEGSFIEFDANLKPVDPLNFVDKKSYKKRITENKEKTGRTSSVICGEGKCNGQEIQLVVFDFGFMGGSLASVEGEKIVRAIKRAIEKRQALIIVSASGGARMQESTFSLMQMSKTSAALKLLDEAKLPYISILTDPTMGGVSASFAWLGDLIIAEPGALIGFAGQRVIKQTIGADLPEGFQRAEFLLEHGLIDDIVPRSEHKKYISDMVKFLTNNKAMISKSEVTTRNEAGFELKLKTKG; the protein is encoded by the coding sequence ATGAATTTCTCAGACATTTTTTCAAAGATAAGAAAAGCTCAACCTCGTCCAGAAGAAGCACCTACACACTGGGTAAAATGCGACAACTGTCACTCACTGATGTATTACAAAGAAGTTGAAGCTTGTTTTAATGTATGCCCAAAATGCGGCTACCACATGAGATTAAAAGCTGATGATCGCATAAATTTGATCTGCGATGAAGGTAGCTTTATAGAATTTGACGCAAATTTAAAACCAGTAGATCCTTTAAATTTTGTCGATAAAAAATCATACAAAAAAAGAATCACAGAAAATAAAGAAAAAACAGGACGCACAAGCTCAGTGATATGTGGCGAAGGCAAATGCAACGGACAAGAGATCCAGCTAGTTGTTTTTGACTTTGGCTTTATGGGCGGCTCACTAGCTTCGGTCGAGGGCGAAAAGATCGTAAGAGCGATAAAACGCGCGATCGAAAAACGCCAAGCCTTAATCATCGTAAGCGCATCTGGCGGCGCTAGAATGCAAGAGAGCACATTTTCTTTGATGCAGATGTCAAAGACCTCAGCAGCCCTAAAACTTCTTGATGAAGCAAAGCTCCCATATATTTCTATCCTTACAGATCCTACGATGGGTGGCGTTAGTGCATCATTTGCATGGCTTGGAGATCTAATAATCGCCGAACCTGGTGCGCTAATAGGTTTTGCAGGGCAAAGGGTTATTAAACAAACCATAGGTGCTGATCTTCCAGAGGGCTTTCAAAGGGCTGAATTTTTGCTTGAACATGGTCTTATAGATGACATCGTGCCAAGAAGCGAGCACAAAAAATATATAAGCGATATGGTTAAATTTCTTACAAATAACAAAGCTATGATCTCTAAAAGCGAAGTGACGACTAGAAACGAAGCTGGCTTTGAGCTAAAGCTAAAAACCAAAGGGTAA